From Homalodisca vitripennis isolate AUS2020 chromosome 1, UT_GWSS_2.1, whole genome shotgun sequence, the proteins below share one genomic window:
- the LOC124371277 gene encoding nephrin-like isoform X2 yields MEMTGVSAALVVVFLAAGAAITDIEIESVTSSEAVKGGVAKLPCDVNTDLPGDRAHLIIWYKDLTDSPIYSYDARGRNSEVALHWANATLRGRASFRFSDRPAKLTIEGVKDGDSGVYRCRVDFKRSPTRHYQVNLTVIIPPQRLTVLDDQGELVQHYILGPYNEGASVDITCYSSGGRPLPRVTWWQENALLDDSYEAVSERRVRNVLHLERLDRRHLHTVYTCQASNNNYVAPITSAVTLDLNLRPVSVHLEGENMAMSANQSYDLSCRAVGSRPPPVISWWKGSVALRNTREKTTADGNVTVSTLKFVPTMEDSGKFLSCRAETPLIPESALEDGWKLIVYHVPVVTLEVSSNVNVSAIREGMDVFLECNVKSNPWIYRVSWRHNGEVMKNRPGDGIMVSNQSLVLQDVTKARSGEYSCVASNQEGDGESNIINLQVNFAPVCQSSIPAVVGVARYEDARIVCVVEARPPAVAYRWVFNSSAAGGDVPRDRYSTEPTRSVLSYKPFTESDYGTLLCIAKNAVGEQKTPCVITVIPAGKPDGLSNCSLVNQTVESVTVECEQGFDGGLPQVFVMEVYDVSSHVIVSNVTSRAPWFKVGGLGGGLSFHIVLYAANSKGRSEVTVLTANTLRTEGRLEGFHLHLASTPLLLQLSPLIAVGVGVAGSVLLLTLAVVGALRLRRRRDKKPGDSTKHSSESNDSIEKNPDIIPHSNDYQETCIVASESNFLHDPIEYDDEEFPKHEYHNCEVGYSMTKLQPLVDLPMLPRRQESTV; encoded by the exons AGAGCGTAACATCATCGGAAGCAGTCAAAGGAGGGGTGGCAAAGCTGCCTTGTGACGTCAACACAGATCTGCCCGGGGATCGGGCTCATCTTATCATCTGGTACAAGGACTTAACAGACTCTCCCATTTACAG CTACGACGCCCGGGGCCGTAATTCTGAGGTAGCTCTTCATTGGGCAAACGCAACCCTCAGGGGTAGAGCTTCCTTCCGGTTCTCAGACAGACCGGCCAAGCTGACCATCGAGGGGGTCAAGGACGGTGACAGCGGGGTGTACCGCTGCAGAGTTGACTTCAAGCGCTCGCCCACCCGCCATTACCAAGTTAACCTTACAGTCATAA TTCCTCCTCAGAGACTCACGGTGCTGGACGATCAGGGAGAGCTAGTCCAACACTACATACTTGGACCGTACAACGAAGGGGCGTCCGTGGATATAACCTGTTACTCCAGCGGAG GACGGCCGTTACCAAGAGTGACGTGGTGGCAGGAGAACGCACTGTTGGACGACTCGTATGAGGCTGTCTCCGAGAGAAGGGTGAGAAACGTGCTACACTTAGAGAGGTTAGACCGGAGACATCTGCACACCGTGTACACGTGCCAGGCCTCCAACAACAACTACGTAGCACCGATCACGTCCGCCGTCACGTTAGACCTTAACT TACGACCTGTGAGTGTGCACCTGGAAGGAGAGAACATGGCAATGTCAGCCAATCAGAGCTACGACCTATCTTGCCGAGCCGTGGGGTCACGGCCACCACCTGTCATATCCTGGTGGAAGGGCAGCGTAGCCCTTAGGAATACCCGGGAAAAG ACTACCGCTGATGGCAACGTAACTGTCAGCACTTTGAAATTTGTACCCACCATGGAGGATTCCGGCAAGTTCCTCAGTTGCCGTGCCGAGACACCCCTCATCCCAGAGAGTGCTCTGGAGGATGGCTGGAAGCTCATAGTCTACC ATGTACCTGTTGTTACTTTGGAGGTGAGCAGTAACGTAAATGTAAGCGCCATCAGAGAGGGGATGGACGTCTTTCTGGAGTGTAATGTCAAGTCTAACCCCTGGATATATCGCGTCAGCTGGCGTCACAAC GGTGAGGTGATGAAGAATCGACCTGGTGATGGTATAATGGTGAGCAATCAGAGCCTCGTCCTACAGGATGTGACTAAAGCAAGGTCTGGGGAGTATTCATGTGTCGCAAGCAACCAGGAAGGGGATGGCGAGAGTAATATTATCAACCTACAGGTTAACT TCGCCCCCGTGTGCCAGTCTTCGATACCAGCGGTGGTGGGCGTGGCCCGGTACGAAGATGCTCGTATAGTGTGTGTAGTGGAAGCCCGCCCACCCGCTGTAGCGTACCGATGGGTCTTCAACAGCAGTGCGGCCGGCGGTGATGTGCCGCGAGACCGCTACTCTACAGAACCTACCCGCAGTGTTCTTAGCTACAAACCTTTCACCGAGTCCGACTACGGCACCCTCCTCTGCATCGCGAAGAACGCTGTGGGGGAACAGAAGACACCTTGTGTCATCACCGTCATTCCTGCTG GAAAGCCTGACGGGCTTAGTAATTGCTCCTTGGTGAACCAGACGGTCGAATCAGTAACAGTGGAGTGCGAACAGGGTTTCGACGGCGGGCTGCCTCAGGTCTTCGTCATGGAGGTATATGACGTCAGCAGTCACGTGATAGTAAGCAATGTGACGTCACGAGCGCCCTGGTTCAAAGTGGGGGGTCTTGGAGGAGGACTCAGTTTCCACATTGTGTTATACGCCGCTAACAGTAAAGGTCGCAGCGAAGTCACTGTGCTCACAGCTAATACATTGAGAACTGAAGGCCGCTTGGAGGGCTTCCACTTGCATCTTG CTTCTACCCCTCTACTTCTGCAGCTGTCCCCTCTGATAGCCGTGGGGGTGGGGGTGGCGGGATCCGTCCTGCTGTTGACTCTGGCAGTAGTGGGAGCCCTGAGGCTGAGACGGCGTCGCGATAAAAAACCTGGAGACTCTACTAAACATTCCTCAGAGAGCAACGATAGTATTGAGAAAAACCCGGATATCATTCCGCACAGCAATG ATTATCAAGAGACATGTATAGTCGCCAGTGAAAGTAACTTTCTGCACGATCCAATAGAGTACGACGATGAAGAATTCCCAAAACACGAG